The following coding sequences lie in one Alloacidobacterium dinghuense genomic window:
- a CDS encoding phosphoesterase yields the protein MKVRVFYHDKCFDGACSASLFARFHRECIVRDAEYSYHGLVHRAGALFNVADFIGDENAIVDFKYSASPKITWWFDHHLSAFLTPEDHQDYLQGMANGKYPNRRFYDPDYTSCTSFLAHIAETKFGFDAAPVAELVKWADIVDGALYKSPQVAVEMAEPAMKLTLIIESTQDSAFVPRLIPLLTEMSLAEVLEQPFVAELLPPLLDRHQEALKLIRERSESQDGTIYFDISDHQLEGYNKFIPYYLHPEATYSIGLSKSSFRTKVAVGSNPWTKAKPEEMVNLATICERYGGGGHARVGAISFPPDKSDVARKAAAEIVADLRAHNPGK from the coding sequence TTGAAGGTACGTGTTTTCTATCACGACAAGTGTTTTGATGGAGCCTGCTCGGCTTCGCTTTTCGCTCGCTTTCACCGCGAGTGCATCGTCCGCGACGCCGAATATAGCTACCACGGGCTTGTGCATCGCGCGGGTGCTCTGTTCAACGTGGCTGATTTCATCGGGGACGAGAACGCCATTGTCGACTTCAAATATTCCGCGTCGCCCAAAATCACGTGGTGGTTCGATCATCATCTGAGCGCCTTCCTCACGCCGGAAGACCATCAGGATTATTTACAGGGCATGGCCAATGGCAAGTACCCCAATCGCCGATTCTATGACCCTGATTACACCTCATGCACAAGCTTTTTGGCGCATATCGCCGAGACGAAGTTCGGCTTTGATGCTGCGCCTGTTGCTGAGCTGGTGAAATGGGCTGATATCGTTGACGGCGCACTCTACAAGAGTCCACAAGTGGCGGTGGAGATGGCCGAGCCGGCGATGAAGTTGACACTTATCATCGAATCGACGCAGGATTCCGCCTTTGTTCCGCGCTTGATTCCGCTTCTCACCGAAATGTCGCTGGCGGAGGTCTTGGAGCAGCCATTCGTTGCCGAATTATTGCCGCCACTTCTTGATCGGCATCAGGAGGCGCTGAAACTCATACGTGAACGGTCCGAGTCGCAAGATGGGACGATTTACTTCGACATCTCCGATCATCAGCTTGAGGGATACAACAAATTCATTCCGTACTACCTTCATCCTGAGGCGACGTATTCTATCGGTCTCTCAAAGTCGAGCTTCCGCACGAAGGTTGCCGTGGGCTCCAACCCCTGGACGAAAGCCAAGCCGGAAGAGATGGTCAACCTGGCCACGATTTGCGAGCGCTATGGAGGCGGAGGCCATGCGCGCGTCGGCGCTATCAGCTTTCCGCCGGACAAGAGCGATGTCGCGCGCAAGGCGGCGGCTGAGATTGTCGCCGACTTGCGCGCGCATAACCCGGGCAAGTGA
- a CDS encoding glycoside hydrolase family 130 protein, whose protein sequence is MVARSGTWALAAILCTISAGAFGQSWVIGPFLRPASGNPVITPNPASSFDDPIRHAAVHWEALHTFNPAAVVRDGKVYVLYRAEDDSGEMQIGMHTSRLGLAESSDGIHFTRSATPVFYPAEDTQKDREWPGGVEDPRIVESEDGTYVLTYTQWNRRTYSVGIATSRDLLHWTKFGPAFGNAAHGRYANLKYKSAGIVTEVHKDRLVAARIHGKYWMYWGEGAIHLATSTDLILWTPVENAHGQPIELLRPRAGHFDSTFPETGPPPVLTKAGIVVVYNGKNAVEGGDAAIGPNAYAAGEALFSASDPRRLLAQTDAPVLKPELPYERTGQYAAGTTFAEGMVFFHKQWFLYYGCADSFVAVAIARFNK, encoded by the coding sequence ATGGTTGCGCGATCTGGAACGTGGGCGCTCGCTGCGATCCTTTGCACAATCAGCGCAGGTGCTTTTGGACAGAGCTGGGTCATTGGGCCATTTCTGCGGCCTGCCAGCGGCAATCCAGTGATTACTCCGAATCCCGCCTCAAGCTTCGACGATCCCATACGCCACGCAGCTGTGCACTGGGAAGCTCTTCACACCTTCAATCCAGCAGCTGTTGTTCGCGACGGTAAAGTCTACGTCCTCTATCGTGCAGAGGACGATTCGGGCGAGATGCAGATCGGTATGCACACTTCGCGTCTCGGACTGGCCGAGAGCAGCGACGGTATTCACTTCACGCGCAGCGCGACACCGGTCTTCTATCCGGCAGAAGACACGCAGAAGGATCGTGAATGGCCGGGAGGTGTGGAAGACCCGCGCATCGTCGAATCAGAAGATGGGACTTATGTCCTAACCTACACGCAATGGAACCGAAGGACCTACTCGGTTGGGATTGCAACATCTCGCGACCTGTTGCACTGGACGAAATTCGGGCCGGCCTTTGGCAACGCTGCGCATGGCAGATATGCGAATCTGAAGTACAAATCTGCCGGAATTGTTACCGAGGTTCACAAAGATCGCCTCGTTGCTGCGCGCATTCACGGCAAGTACTGGATGTATTGGGGTGAAGGGGCCATTCACCTGGCCACGTCGACCGATCTGATCCTTTGGACGCCAGTGGAGAATGCACACGGCCAGCCCATCGAACTTTTGCGCCCGCGCGCAGGACACTTCGACAGCACCTTTCCTGAAACCGGACCTCCGCCTGTCCTGACGAAGGCCGGAATTGTGGTCGTTTATAACGGCAAGAATGCCGTTGAAGGCGGCGATGCGGCGATTGGACCAAATGCTTACGCCGCAGGCGAGGCGCTGTTCTCGGCGTCTGATCCAAGACGCTTGCTGGCGCAGACAGACGCGCCGGTTCTGAAACCTGAGCTGCCTTACGAGAGAACAGGGCAGTACGCGGCCGGTACTACGTTTGCGGAGGGGATGGTCTTCTTCCACAAACAATGGTTTCTGTATTATGGCTGTGCAGACTCATTCGTGGCTGTGGCCATTGCTCGTTTCAACAAGTAA
- a CDS encoding NAD(P)-dependent oxidoreductase, protein MHVVLFGTTGMIGSRVLAELLSRGHIVTAVARDVSRVSNEPNVKAVRGDVLNSAEVAEIAKGSDAVISSYSPGTNTELIVDATRSLIAGLDRARVKRFIEVGGAGSLFVAPNVRLIDAPNFPDEYKAIAIAHADALEVLRKSDLDWTYFSPAAFIQPGERTGKFRLAGDTLVADDKGNSRISAEDYAIALVDELENPKHIRQRFTIGY, encoded by the coding sequence ATGCATGTAGTTTTATTTGGCACTACCGGAATGATCGGCAGTCGTGTGTTGGCGGAGTTGCTTTCACGTGGACACATAGTGACGGCAGTGGCACGCGACGTTTCGCGCGTTTCGAATGAGCCCAACGTAAAGGCCGTGAGGGGTGATGTGTTGAACTCCGCAGAAGTAGCGGAGATCGCAAAAGGCTCCGATGCGGTGATCAGTTCTTATAGTCCCGGAACGAACACGGAACTCATTGTTGACGCAACCAGGTCCCTCATTGCCGGGCTGGACCGGGCTCGAGTGAAACGCTTCATTGAAGTTGGTGGTGCGGGCAGTCTGTTTGTTGCGCCGAATGTGCGGCTTATCGATGCTCCGAATTTCCCCGATGAGTATAAAGCGATTGCTATTGCTCACGCAGACGCGCTTGAAGTGCTGCGAAAATCCGATCTGGATTGGACCTACTTCAGTCCGGCGGCGTTCATTCAGCCGGGCGAACGGACCGGCAAGTTTCGTTTAGCTGGTGACACGCTTGTGGCGGATGACAAAGGCAACAGCCGGATTTCTGCCGAAGACTATGCCATTGCGTTAGTCGACGAGTTGGAAAATCCCAAGCACATTCGGCAGCGCTTCACCATCGGATACTGA
- a CDS encoding enoyl-CoA hydratase/isomerase family protein, with translation MGHHQTLRTHAEEGVLTITLNRPERRNALNPQMIHELTEALEGASDSHHGVIILTGAGSAFCAGLDLDNLETMTAKTRDEHRADSENIARVMRTLHNVQKPTIAAVNGAAIAGGMGLATICDFTLSVPEAKFGYTEVKIGFIPAIVSSFLLRQIGDKRTRDLLLTGRLIKAEEAHELGLVTRIVGEQDLIPEARKLARDLLRNSPEAMHATKRLLNYYANHHLDAEIEAAIAANAEARVTEDFKEGVRAFLEKRTPDWPSRKAPTAAGK, from the coding sequence ATGGGCCATCATCAAACTTTGCGTACGCACGCTGAAGAAGGCGTACTGACAATCACCTTGAACCGCCCGGAGCGGCGGAACGCGCTGAATCCGCAGATGATTCACGAGCTGACTGAGGCGCTCGAAGGGGCATCGGACTCACATCATGGCGTAATCATTCTTACCGGAGCCGGATCAGCATTCTGCGCCGGTCTCGATCTCGACAACCTTGAGACGATGACGGCCAAGACACGCGACGAGCATCGGGCCGATTCGGAAAACATAGCCCGGGTGATGCGCACGTTGCACAATGTGCAGAAACCCACCATTGCCGCCGTGAACGGCGCGGCCATCGCCGGAGGCATGGGCCTGGCCACGATCTGCGACTTCACGCTCTCCGTCCCTGAAGCGAAATTTGGCTACACAGAAGTAAAAATTGGCTTCATCCCTGCCATCGTTTCTTCATTTCTCCTACGCCAGATTGGCGACAAGCGCACACGCGACCTGCTGCTGACCGGACGATTGATCAAGGCAGAAGAGGCGCATGAACTCGGACTTGTGACCCGCATTGTGGGTGAGCAGGACTTAATACCCGAGGCGCGAAAACTGGCGCGAGATCTGCTGCGAAACAGCCCAGAAGCAATGCACGCCACCAAGCGGTTGCTCAACTACTACGCCAACCATCATCTCGATGCCGAGATCGAAGCCGCCATTGCAGCAAACGCCGAAGCCCGCGTGACAGAAGACTTCAAGGAAGGTGTGCGGGCCTTCCTTGAAAAACGTACACCCGATTGGCCCAGCCGCAAAGCCCCAACAGCTGCCGGCAAGTAG